A single window of Granulicella mallensis MP5ACTX8 DNA harbors:
- a CDS encoding energy transducer TonB — MSEVIAIQEFGEFDTLLQHVLRDRVTATAPGGLEQRLLARLAQQETARPFAFDERVVTQRSAASLWVAVGAHAAAILAIFTVVSQHMQTAQPKVKVMATLTVPPPLVAPKRVSIGGGGGQHDLAPVTQGHLPKLAQQQFLPPKAPPTAAPKLAVEPSVVVQPDLKMATNTMPNIGVPTSSLKGFSMGNGTGTGIGSGVGDGVGLGSGGNTGGGVMRVGGSVHAPLLIHEVDPQFSEEARKAKFSGNVVVYLIVDEQGDPSHVRVARGVGMGLDEKAVEAVREYRFKPAMQNGKPVRVEMNVEVNFQIF, encoded by the coding sequence ATGAGCGAAGTGATTGCAATCCAGGAGTTCGGAGAGTTTGACACGCTGCTGCAGCATGTTCTGCGCGATCGCGTTACGGCGACCGCCCCCGGAGGGCTGGAACAAAGACTGCTGGCGAGGCTGGCGCAGCAAGAGACCGCGCGTCCGTTCGCTTTCGACGAACGCGTTGTCACACAGCGCAGTGCGGCTTCCCTGTGGGTAGCTGTCGGGGCGCATGCAGCGGCGATCCTGGCAATCTTCACGGTGGTATCGCAGCATATGCAGACCGCTCAGCCGAAGGTAAAAGTGATGGCGACGCTGACAGTACCCCCACCGCTGGTTGCGCCGAAGCGGGTCAGCATCGGCGGTGGCGGAGGCCAGCATGATCTTGCGCCGGTTACTCAGGGGCATCTACCGAAGCTCGCACAGCAGCAGTTTCTGCCTCCGAAGGCCCCACCGACTGCCGCGCCGAAGCTGGCGGTTGAGCCGAGCGTCGTCGTTCAACCCGACCTGAAGATGGCCACCAACACGATGCCCAATATCGGTGTGCCGACCTCTTCGCTCAAAGGTTTTTCCATGGGCAATGGAACCGGGACCGGCATAGGGTCGGGTGTCGGGGACGGGGTCGGGCTGGGCTCGGGAGGGAATACCGGTGGAGGAGTCATGCGGGTCGGCGGCTCGGTGCATGCACCGCTGCTGATCCACGAGGTAGATCCACAGTTCTCCGAAGAGGCCCGCAAGGCGAAGTTCTCCGGCAATGTGGTGGTCTATCTCATCGTCGACGAACAGGGCGATCCGTCGCATGTTCGCGTGGCCCGGGGCGTAGGTATGGGGCTGGATGAGAAGGCTGTCGAAGCTGTTCGCGAGTACAGGTTCAAGCCAGCAATGCAGAACGGCAAGCCGGTCAGGGTGGAGATGAATGTCGAGGTCAACTTCCAGATCTTCTAA
- a CDS encoding HAD-IIIC family phosphatase — MQLNWLPLREDWDAQLRAAKILPPTDQAARIGELAGSRMEFSQVVRLDRTVQRLLACGDGELPGFERVRLAILGSATTAQLVPGIRVAGLRRRLNIEIYETPYGMYPQELVDTASGLHQFRPEVVLFAFDARHLAGLQCARTALETMQCCWRQAKESFACQVLQQTAMPVFPNLMGNNEERLPQSPAAILSCINESLRPAAAEAGVELLALDRLVAADGLAAWYDPGMWHHSKHEVHPTAAEMYGEQVARLVAAARGRSAKCLVLDLDNTLWGGVIGDDGLNGIVLGQGSGQGEAFVEFQQYAKGLSLRGVILAVCSKNDHANAVEPFESHPEMVLRSEDIVCFMANWEDKVTNLRSIAKQLNIGLDALVFVDDNPVERGFVRRELPMVAVPELPEDPAGYAAALAAAGYFEGLRTTDEDRARCKLYQANVEREQLRETVTDINSYLESLNMTLTAKPFDGMGLARITQLINKTNQFNLMTQRLTEAEVAERMDDPHYVTLQVRLTDRFGDNGIIAVLMARLCPSGEAMIETWLMSCRVLGRKVEEACLNVLAETCAAHGMKRLVGAYRPTEKNSMVRELYGSLGFKQVEADETGVMRWLLSLEGFQPKLVPIQVEWLQETLV; from the coding sequence ATGCAATTGAACTGGCTACCGCTGCGCGAGGATTGGGACGCGCAACTGCGCGCCGCAAAGATTCTGCCTCCAACCGATCAAGCCGCGCGGATCGGTGAGTTGGCCGGCAGCCGGATGGAGTTCTCGCAGGTCGTACGGCTGGACCGCACGGTGCAGCGGCTCCTGGCCTGCGGCGACGGCGAACTGCCTGGGTTCGAGCGCGTCCGTCTGGCGATCCTCGGCTCGGCGACGACGGCGCAACTGGTTCCGGGAATTCGCGTTGCCGGTCTGCGGCGCAGGCTGAATATCGAGATCTACGAAACCCCCTACGGCATGTACCCGCAGGAGCTGGTGGACACGGCTTCAGGCCTGCACCAGTTCCGTCCTGAGGTTGTTCTCTTCGCCTTCGACGCGCGGCATCTTGCAGGTTTGCAGTGCGCCAGGACGGCGCTTGAAACGATGCAGTGCTGCTGGCGACAGGCTAAAGAGAGCTTTGCCTGCCAGGTGCTGCAGCAGACCGCCATGCCGGTCTTTCCCAACCTGATGGGCAATAACGAGGAGCGGCTGCCGCAATCTCCGGCGGCGATTCTCTCGTGTATCAATGAATCGCTGCGCCCGGCGGCTGCTGAGGCTGGCGTCGAGCTGCTGGCGCTCGACCGGCTTGTGGCGGCGGACGGCCTTGCCGCCTGGTACGACCCCGGCATGTGGCACCACTCCAAGCACGAAGTCCACCCGACTGCGGCGGAGATGTATGGCGAGCAGGTAGCGCGGCTGGTAGCGGCGGCTCGCGGACGCTCCGCCAAGTGCTTGGTGCTCGATCTCGACAACACCCTGTGGGGTGGGGTGATCGGCGACGATGGCCTGAACGGCATCGTGCTGGGACAGGGCAGCGGGCAGGGTGAGGCCTTCGTCGAGTTCCAGCAGTATGCAAAGGGGCTTAGCCTCCGCGGCGTGATCCTTGCGGTGTGCTCCAAGAACGATCATGCGAACGCTGTAGAACCCTTCGAGAGCCATCCTGAGATGGTTCTGCGCTCCGAGGACATCGTCTGTTTCATGGCGAACTGGGAGGATAAGGTGACGAACCTGCGGAGCATCGCGAAGCAGTTGAATATCGGGCTGGATGCGCTGGTCTTCGTCGACGACAATCCGGTAGAGCGCGGCTTTGTCCGTCGCGAACTGCCGATGGTCGCCGTCCCGGAGTTGCCTGAAGACCCCGCGGGGTATGCGGCGGCGCTCGCCGCGGCGGGCTACTTCGAGGGACTGCGGACCACGGATGAGGATCGCGCCCGTTGCAAGCTCTATCAGGCCAACGTCGAGCGCGAACAGCTCCGTGAGACGGTGACAGATATCAACAGCTATCTTGAGTCGTTGAATATGACCCTGACCGCGAAGCCCTTCGACGGCATGGGGCTGGCGCGCATTACGCAACTCATCAACAAGACCAACCAGTTCAACCTGATGACGCAGCGGCTCACCGAGGCCGAGGTCGCGGAGCGGATGGACGATCCTCATTACGTCACCCTGCAGGTACGGCTTACCGATCGCTTTGGCGACAACGGAATCATCGCTGTACTGATGGCGAGGCTGTGTCCTTCTGGCGAGGCGATGATCGAGACGTGGTTGATGAGCTGCCGCGTCCTGGGCCGCAAGGTGGAAGAGGCCTGCCTGAACGTGCTGGCTGAAACCTGCGCAGCGCATGGAATGAAGCGGCTGGTAGGGGCTTATCGTCCGACGGAAAAGAACAGCATGGTGCGCGAGCTATACGGTTCGCTCGGATTCAAGCAGGTCGAGGCAGACGAGACTGGTGTGATGCGGTGGCTGCTTTCGCTTGAAGGCTTCCAGCCGAAGCTTGTGCCGATTCAGGTGGAGTGGTTGCAAGAGACGCTGGTTTAG
- a CDS encoding prolyl oligopeptidase family serine peptidase has product MRERVRRSAVVLTAMLVLGSGARMLAQQGPSDSTDTDKYVWLEDVSSDRSMNWVKDENERTAKVLENDPHFAAYHEEALKLSQAPDRLPYPDLRGGDVYNFWRDAEHVNGIFRKTSLSDYLTLQPKWQTVIDYDALGKQDSVKWVSHGLDCLYPGDHYCLVGLSAGGEDADTMREFDLKTGKFVEGGFTLPHSKQSASWLDKDTLLIARDWGPGTMTKSGYPFVVKEWKRGTPLDTAKEVFRGQESDISAGAYTLHDTKGHSLTVFTRGVSFFESQSFVQTPQGLKQLSIPLKANLSGMIDGRVLLSINEDWTPAGQSKSFRQGSLLEMNLAEVVKDPAHLKPTVVFEPTAQEFLQGVDTTKTRLLLTTLNHVQGKAYIYTPTANGWTKKSLPVPENSTVGVITTNESDDTFFLSITGFLTPSSLWLGDAATTSLKLQKTEPARFDASKDVVEQLEATSKDGTKVPYFVVHRKDLKYDGSNATLLNAYGGFEVAETPSYSANIGKLWLENGGVFVLANIRGGGEFGPAWHEAGLKTHRQRIYDDFAAVGEDLIARKITSPKHLGIMGGSNGGLLMGVEMTQHPDLWNAVVIQVPLLDMLRFEQIAAGASWVGEYGSVSIPEQRTFLASISPYNQLKPDVKYPEPLIFTTTKDDRVGPQHARKFAAKMEEYHEPFFYDEIIEGGHAAGADLKEQAKTWALTYTYLTRKLMGE; this is encoded by the coding sequence ATGCGGGAACGAGTGAGAAGATCGGCCGTTGTGCTGACGGCCATGCTGGTTTTAGGCAGTGGAGCGCGCATGCTCGCGCAACAGGGACCGTCCGATAGTACGGATACAGATAAGTACGTGTGGCTGGAAGACGTGTCGAGCGACCGTTCTATGAACTGGGTGAAGGACGAGAACGAGCGCACAGCCAAGGTGCTCGAGAACGACCCGCACTTCGCGGCGTATCACGAGGAGGCCCTGAAGCTGTCGCAGGCGCCGGATCGTCTGCCGTACCCCGATCTTCGCGGGGGCGATGTCTACAACTTCTGGCGCGATGCGGAACACGTCAACGGAATCTTCCGCAAGACCAGCCTCTCCGACTATCTCACCCTGCAGCCGAAGTGGCAGACCGTGATCGACTATGACGCGCTGGGCAAGCAGGACAGCGTCAAGTGGGTTTCGCATGGCCTGGACTGCCTCTATCCGGGCGACCACTACTGCCTGGTCGGGCTCTCCGCCGGTGGCGAAGACGCAGACACGATGCGCGAGTTCGATCTGAAGACCGGCAAGTTCGTAGAAGGCGGCTTCACGCTGCCGCACAGCAAACAGAGCGCCAGCTGGCTGGACAAAGACACGCTGTTGATCGCGCGCGACTGGGGCCCGGGCACGATGACCAAGTCGGGCTACCCGTTTGTAGTGAAAGAGTGGAAGCGCGGCACGCCGCTCGACACCGCGAAAGAGGTCTTCCGCGGGCAGGAGTCGGATATCAGCGCCGGAGCCTATACCCTCCACGATACAAAGGGCCACTCGCTGACGGTGTTTACGCGTGGCGTCAGCTTCTTCGAGTCGCAGAGCTTCGTCCAGACTCCGCAGGGGCTGAAGCAGTTGTCGATTCCGCTAAAGGCCAATCTCTCCGGAATGATCGACGGCCGCGTGCTGCTTTCTATCAATGAAGACTGGACGCCCGCGGGCCAGTCGAAGAGCTTCAGGCAGGGATCACTGCTTGAGATGAACCTGGCGGAGGTGGTGAAGGACCCCGCGCATCTGAAGCCGACCGTCGTCTTTGAGCCGACGGCGCAGGAGTTCCTGCAGGGTGTCGATACGACAAAAACCCGCCTGCTGCTCACCACGCTCAATCACGTACAGGGCAAGGCTTATATCTACACTCCCACTGCAAACGGCTGGACGAAGAAGAGCTTGCCGGTGCCGGAGAACTCGACGGTCGGCGTCATAACCACCAATGAGAGCGACGATACGTTCTTCCTCTCCATCACGGGCTTCCTGACGCCCTCGTCATTATGGCTGGGCGATGCGGCCACGACTTCGCTGAAGCTGCAGAAGACTGAGCCGGCGCGTTTTGATGCGTCGAAGGATGTGGTCGAGCAACTGGAGGCGACCTCGAAGGACGGAACGAAGGTGCCGTACTTTGTCGTGCACCGCAAGGACCTCAAGTACGACGGCTCCAACGCAACATTGCTGAATGCTTATGGCGGGTTTGAGGTTGCCGAGACGCCCTCGTACTCGGCGAACATCGGCAAGCTGTGGCTGGAGAACGGCGGCGTCTTTGTGCTGGCGAACATCCGCGGCGGCGGCGAGTTCGGCCCGGCGTGGCACGAGGCTGGCCTCAAGACACATCGTCAGCGCATCTATGACGACTTTGCGGCAGTTGGCGAAGACCTGATCGCCCGCAAGATCACCTCACCGAAGCACCTGGGCATCATGGGCGGATCGAATGGCGGTCTGCTGATGGGCGTCGAGATGACGCAGCATCCGGACCTCTGGAACGCAGTCGTCATCCAGGTGCCTTTGCTCGATATGCTGCGCTTCGAGCAGATCGCCGCCGGCGCAAGCTGGGTGGGCGAGTACGGTTCGGTTTCGATTCCGGAGCAGCGCACGTTCCTGGCATCGATCTCGCCGTACAACCAGCTCAAGCCGGATGTGAAGTATCCCGAGCCGCTGATCTTCACCACCACCAAGGACGATCGTGTAGGTCCACAGCATGCCCGCAAGTTCGCCGCGAAGATGGAGGAGTATCACGAGCCGTTCTTCTACGACGAGATCATCGAAGGCGGCCATGCGGCGGGTGCGGACCTCAAGGAGCAGGCCAAGACCTGGGCCCTGACGTATACCTACCTGACGCGGAAGTTGATGGGGGAGTAG
- a CDS encoding RNA polymerase sigma factor: MTVPQESREAAFARIVAEHARFLYRVAYSLLRHPQDAEDAVQDALLKLYRGESWRGMEDERAFLARVVWRSALDRVRMRSVGVEDEDAELRLQDVRPSPESAAAESDEHALLHELIEDLPLELREPLLLTAMEELSSKEVGLMLGLPEGTVRTRLMRARAALREQFRERFEERSQAVAGTRRR, from the coding sequence ATGACAGTCCCCCAAGAATCACGCGAGGCCGCCTTTGCGCGGATCGTCGCCGAGCACGCACGCTTCCTTTACCGCGTCGCTTATAGCCTTCTGCGCCATCCGCAGGATGCGGAAGACGCCGTGCAGGACGCGCTGCTCAAGCTGTATCGCGGCGAGTCCTGGCGGGGGATGGAGGACGAGCGGGCATTCCTGGCGAGGGTGGTCTGGCGGTCGGCGCTGGATCGAGTACGAATGCGCTCTGTCGGAGTTGAGGACGAAGACGCCGAGCTGCGATTGCAGGATGTGCGGCCATCGCCGGAGTCGGCGGCAGCGGAGAGCGATGAGCATGCGTTGTTGCATGAGCTCATCGAAGATCTGCCGCTGGAACTGCGTGAGCCGCTGCTGCTCACCGCGATGGAAGAGCTGAGTTCGAAGGAGGTTGGCCTGATGCTGGGGCTACCCGAAGGCACGGTACGGACGCGACTGATGCGGGCCAGGGCCGCTCTGCGAGAGCAGTTCCGGGAGCGGTTTGAAGAGAGAAGTCAGGCAGTAGCAGGAACAAGGAGACGGTGA